A portion of the Glycine max cultivar Williams 82 chromosome 10, Glycine_max_v4.0, whole genome shotgun sequence genome contains these proteins:
- the CRK23 gene encoding putative receptor-like protein kinase At4g00960: MAAVSLRLLCFLFFLCFTITSQAAQTCDNDTGNYTVNSTYHNNLNTLLSSFSSHKEINYGFYNFSHGQDPDRVYAIGLCRGDQKPDDCLKCLNNSRVSLAKECPNQKHAIDWGIECMLRYSNRSIFSLMETQPMVELVYTLDVKGSVEQFNEALQSLMRNLTRTAASGDSRLKYATASTPAPSFQTIFGYTQCTPDLSSEDCTKCLEEAISKIPECCSGKAGGNVLKPSCRIRFDPYVFYGPTLKLDSDAPSVSTNKTSSSPGKSNNTSRTIIAIAVPVASVVLALSLFCIYLTVRKPRKKTEIKREEEDSHEDEITISESLQFNFDTIRVATNEFDDSNKLGQGGFGAVYRGRLSNGQVIAVKRLSRDSGQGNMEFKNEVLLLVKLQHRNLVRLLGFCVEGRERLLVYEFVPNKSLDYFIFDPVKKTRLDWQMRYKIIRGIARGILYLHEDSRLRIIHRDLKASNILLDEEMHPKISDFGMARLVHLDQTQANTNRVVGTYGYMAPEYAIHGQFSAKSDVFSFGVLVLEIVSGKRNSGNRRGENVEDLLSFAWRNWRNGTTANIVDPTLNDGSQDEMMRCIHIGLLCVQKNVAARPTMASVVLMLNSYSLTLSVPSEPAFVVDSRTRSLPDTLSSEYNSRETRSNKSTEYSVDEASITEPYPR; this comes from the exons ATGGCTGCTGTTTCTTTAAGGCtcctttgctttcttttttttctctgtttcaCAATAACATCACAAGCCGCGCAGACATGTGATAACGACACAGGGAACTACACAGTAAACAGCACGTATCACAACAACCTCAACACCCTCTTATCCAGTTTCTCTTCCCACAAAGAAATCAATTACGGTTTCTACAATTTCTCTCATGGCCAAGACCCAGACAGAGTATACGCCATTGGGCTCTGCAGAGGAGACCAAAAGCCTGATGATTGCCTCAAATGCCTCAACAATTCCAGAGTCTCTCTCGCAAAGGAGTGTCCAAACCAGAAACATGCGATTGATTGGGGTATAGAGTGCATGTTGCGCTACTCCAACCGCTCCATATTTAGCCTCATGGAAACTCAACCTATGGTGGAACTCGTGTACACGTTGGATGTAAAGGGTTCAGTGGAACAATTCAACGAGGCGCTGCAGAGCTTGATGAGGAATCTAACACGCACAGCTGCATCAGGTGACTCTCGTCTCAAGTATGCTACGGCTAGCACACCTGCTCCGAGTTTTCAAACCATATTTGGTTATACGCAGTGCACCCCTGATTTGTCATCGGAAGATTGCACCAAGTGCTTGGAAGAAGCTATTTCAAAAATTCCAGAGTGTTGTAGTGGCAAGGCTGGTGGCAATGTTTTAAAACCCAGTTGTAGAATTAGATTTGACCCCTACGTCTTCTATGGACCAACATTAAAATTAGACTCAGATGCACCATCAGTGTCCACCAACAAAACTTCTTCTTCACCAG GAAAGAGCAACAACACATCAAGAACTATCATCGCCATAGCAGTGCCAGTTGCCAGTGTTGTTTTAGCGCTCAGTCTTTTCTGCATCTATCTAACAGTGAGGAAGCcaagaaaaaaaactgaaa ttaaaagagaagaagaagatagtCATGAAGATGAAATTACAATTTCTGAGTCATTGCAATTCAACTTTGACACCATTCGAGTTGCTACAAATGAATTCGACGATTCTAATAAACTTGGACAAGGCGGGTTTGGAGCTGTTTACAGA GGTCGGCTTTCCAATGGACAAGTAATTGCTGTCAAAAGGTTGTCAAGGGATTCTGGGCAAGGAAATATGGAATTCAAGAATGAAGTGCTTTTACTGGTCAAGCTTCAACACCGAAATTTAGTTAGACTACTTGGGTTCTGCGTGGAAGGGAGAGAAAGGCTGCTTGTCTATGAATTTGTTCCTAATAAGAGCCTTGATTACTTCATATTTG ATCCAGTGAAGAAAACACGATTGGATTGGCAAATGCGCTACAAAATCATTAGAGGTATTGCTCGAGGAATTCTCTACCTCCATGAGGATTCTCGACTGCGAATTATACATAGAGACCTTAAAGCAAGCAACATTCTCTTGGATGAAGAGATGCATCCTAAGATATCAGATTTTGGGATGGCAAGATTGGTTCACTTGGATCAAACACAAGCAAATACAAATAGAGTTGTTGGAACCTA TGGATATATGGCACCTGAGTATGCAATACATGGTCAATTTTCAGCAAAATCAGATGTTTTTAGTTTCGGTGTATTGGTTCTTGAGATTGTAAGTGGCAAAAGAAACAGTGGTAATCGTCGTGGGGAGAACGTGGAGGATCTATTGAGCTTT GCATGGCGAAACTGGAGAAATGGAACAACTGCAAATATTGTAGATCCCACATTAAACGACGGTTCTCAAGATGAAATGATGAGATGCATCCACATTGGGTTATTATGTGTTCAAAAAAATGTGGCTGCCAGACCAACCATGGCTTCTGTTGTACTCATGCTTAATAGTTATTCTCTCACTCTCTCAGTGCCTTCAGAACCTGCATTTGTTGTGGATAGTAGAACTAGAAGCCTTCCAGACACACTATCATCAGAGTATAATTCAAGGGAAACAAGATCAAATAAATCAACTGAATATTCGGTAGACGAGGCTTCAATTACGGAGCCATATCCTCGCTAG
- the LOC112998155 gene encoding cysteine-rich receptor-like protein kinase 29 produces the protein MAVLSLRSLSFVCCLLLITNFTTQASADNSPQNFFYFCDDHNNGRGNYTVNSTYDTNLNTVLSTLTSNTEIDYGFYNFTYGENTDKVYAIGLCRGDVKPDECRNCLQHSRANLTQQLCRNRKEAIGWYEDEKCMLRYSDRSIFNLNEIGPAYFMWSMLNATQVDQFNKVVKDLLDGLKTKAKSGDSQSKYATASVSGPDNRTIYGLVQCTPNLSGPQCDDCLVQSIKEVSHCCNSRLGVRIVRPSCNLRFETASLFYGTPAYPPSPSPSPSPSQPLLMPPPSSTVTNNNSSGDKGNASGPSVDIIPLLLLLLCSFFISV, from the exons ATGGCTGTGCTTTCATTAAGGTCACtttcctttgtttgttgtctccttCTCATAACAAATTTCACAACTCAAGCCAGCGCAGACAATAGTCCACAAAACTTCTTCTATTTCTGTGATGATCATAACAACGGTAGAGGAAACTACACAGTGAACAGCACCTATGACACAAACCTCAACACCGTTTTGTCCACTCTCACTTCCAACACAGAAATCGACTACGGTTTCTACAATTTCACGTACGGCGAAAACACCGACAAAGTGTACGCCATTGGGCTGTGTAGAGGAGACGTTAAGCCAGATGAATGCCGCAACTGCCTTCAACATTCGAGAGCCAATCTCACACAACAACTCTGTCGAAACCGAAAGGAAGCAATTGGGTGGTACGAGGATGAGAAGTGCATGTTGCGCTACTCAGACCGCTCAATATTCAACCTCAACGAAATTGGACCTGCGTATTTTATGTGGAGCATGCTCAATGCAACACAAGTTGACCAGTTCAATAAAGTGGTTAAGGACTTGCTTGATGGCTTGAAAACCAAAGCTAAATCAGGTGACTCTCAAAGTAAATATGCTACAGCAAGTGTGAGTGGTCCAGATAACCGAACCATATACGGGCTGGTGCAGTGCACGCCTAATTTGTCTGGGCCACAGTGCGATGACTGCTTGGTTCAGTCCATCAAAGAAGTCTCGCATTGTTGTAATAGCAGGTTAGGTGTTAGAATTGTTAGGCCAAGCTGTAATCTCAGATTTGAAACTGCATCTCTCTTCTATGGGACTCCAGCATATccaccatcaccatcaccatcacCTTCACCGTCACAACCATTACTGATGCCACCACCATCCTCTACGGTCACTAATAACAATTCCTCTGGag ACAAGGGCAACGCATCAGGACCTTCGGTAGATATAATCCCGTTGCTGCTGTTGTTATtgtgttcattttttatttctgtttaa